A single region of the Streptomyces sp. NBC_00236 genome encodes:
- a CDS encoding exo-rhamnogalacturonan lyase family protein, translated as MSPIPRRTVLKAAAVAGAATTFSWVLNDTAQQAAAATGKADEGPVEINWLEEEGLGAAPGSTFGVPWAKGRYPADQKFALATADGKDVPVQTWATAKWPDGSLKWTAHAVGPEAGGAKKFTLTTGEPATAAHKVTVKNSGGSITVSTGVITAKIGKTGSSLVTSLTRGSTEIAKDGRLVLIRQGEIEDGDQGQEKYERFESAISKTEVEQSGPVRAVVRIDGKHRHGNRSWLPFSVRLYFYAGAESFRMMHTITFDGIQEPGKASGDFIRGLGVRFTVPMRDETYDRHIRIGGDETGMLREAVKGITGLRRDPGAAVQAAQFEGTKLPDPATWDQRVTTRLPLIPTWGDYTLSQLSADGFSLRKRTKKGHGWIAAGGGRRASGFGYVGGASGGLSFGLRDFWEKFPAQLDIRGADTDAAEVTLWLWSPESEPMDLRFYHDGLGQDTYAEQLEGLNITYEDYEPGFGTPYGIARTSELVFWANESTPSAEALAQQTRTVRTLPQLVAPPSQLVAAGVFGGLFSPVDRSTPAKAKIEDHLDFLFTYYKDQVEMRRWYGFWDYGDIMHSYDPARHQWRYDVGGYAWDNSELSPDLWLWYAYLRSGRADIFRFAEAMTRHTGEVDVYHLGDWAGLGTRHGVQHYADSAKQQRIANTTYRRFYYFLTADERVGDLMRANVDSDETFLGLDPLRKIRTEPYTPDRHALSVGFGTDWSGLVSAWLTEWERGGPQAEKAKARVLGTMETIAAQPNGFVQGSGLYDLDTGRFAVATEPVVSVSHLSGVFGLNELCAELIGLIDMPKFKEAYLDYCRYFNASKTEQAARYGSHFGSLLLFQGHSRMDAYAAVQTGDEKLAARAWQKFYNSDGYKESAPWKTEKVSGPVTTVPGSEANWVYTNDTALYGLAAIENLALVGDRMPA; from the coding sequence ATGTCCCCGATCCCCCGCCGTACCGTCCTCAAGGCAGCCGCCGTCGCCGGTGCGGCCACCACCTTCTCATGGGTGCTGAACGACACCGCCCAGCAGGCAGCCGCCGCCACCGGCAAGGCCGACGAAGGGCCCGTCGAGATCAACTGGCTGGAGGAGGAAGGCCTCGGTGCCGCGCCCGGGTCCACCTTCGGCGTCCCCTGGGCCAAGGGGCGCTACCCGGCCGACCAGAAGTTCGCCCTGGCCACCGCCGACGGCAAGGACGTCCCCGTCCAGACCTGGGCCACCGCCAAATGGCCCGACGGCTCCCTGAAGTGGACCGCGCACGCGGTCGGCCCCGAGGCCGGCGGCGCCAAGAAGTTCACCCTCACCACCGGCGAGCCCGCCACCGCCGCCCACAAGGTCACGGTCAAGAACAGCGGCGGGTCGATCACCGTCTCCACCGGAGTCATCACCGCGAAGATCGGCAAGACCGGCTCCTCGCTCGTCACCTCCCTCACCCGGGGCTCCACCGAGATCGCGAAGGACGGCCGCCTCGTCCTCATCCGTCAGGGCGAGATCGAGGACGGCGACCAGGGGCAGGAGAAGTACGAACGCTTCGAGAGCGCCATCAGCAAGACCGAGGTGGAGCAGAGCGGCCCCGTCCGCGCCGTCGTCCGCATCGACGGCAAGCACCGCCACGGCAACCGCTCCTGGCTCCCGTTCTCCGTCCGGCTCTACTTCTACGCGGGCGCCGAATCGTTCCGCATGATGCACACCATCACCTTCGACGGCATCCAGGAACCCGGCAAGGCGAGCGGCGACTTCATCCGCGGCCTCGGCGTCCGCTTCACCGTCCCCATGCGTGACGAGACGTACGACCGCCACATCCGCATCGGCGGCGACGAGACCGGCATGCTCCGCGAAGCCGTCAAGGGCATCACCGGACTGCGCCGGGACCCCGGAGCCGCTGTCCAGGCCGCCCAGTTCGAGGGAACCAAACTGCCCGACCCCGCCACCTGGGACCAGCGCGTCACCACCCGCCTCCCGCTCATCCCCACCTGGGGCGACTACACTCTCAGCCAGCTCTCCGCCGACGGCTTCTCGCTGCGCAAGCGCACCAAGAAGGGGCACGGCTGGATCGCGGCGGGCGGCGGACGACGCGCCTCCGGCTTCGGTTACGTCGGCGGCGCGAGCGGCGGACTCTCCTTCGGACTGCGCGACTTCTGGGAGAAGTTCCCCGCCCAGCTCGACATCCGCGGCGCCGACACCGACGCCGCCGAAGTCACCCTCTGGCTCTGGTCGCCCGAGTCCGAGCCGATGGACCTGCGCTTCTACCACGACGGCCTCGGCCAGGACACCTATGCCGAACAGCTCGAAGGCCTCAACATCACCTACGAGGACTACGAGCCCGGCTTCGGCACCCCGTACGGCATCGCCCGCACCAGCGAACTCGTCTTCTGGGCCAACGAGTCCACCCCCAGCGCCGAGGCCCTCGCCCAGCAGACCCGCACCGTGCGCACCCTCCCGCAGCTCGTCGCCCCGCCTTCCCAGCTCGTCGCTGCGGGTGTGTTCGGCGGCCTCTTCTCCCCGGTCGACCGCTCCACGCCCGCCAAGGCGAAGATCGAGGACCACCTGGACTTCCTGTTCACGTACTACAAGGACCAGGTCGAGATGCGCCGCTGGTACGGCTTCTGGGACTACGGCGACATCATGCACTCGTACGACCCCGCCCGGCACCAGTGGCGCTACGACGTCGGCGGCTACGCCTGGGACAACTCCGAACTCTCGCCCGACCTCTGGCTCTGGTACGCCTACCTGCGTTCCGGACGCGCCGACATCTTCCGCTTCGCCGAGGCCATGACCCGCCACACCGGCGAGGTCGACGTCTACCACCTCGGCGACTGGGCCGGCCTCGGCACCCGCCACGGTGTCCAGCACTACGCGGACAGCGCCAAGCAACAGCGCATCGCCAACACCACCTACCGGCGCTTCTACTACTTCCTCACCGCGGACGAACGCGTCGGCGACCTGATGCGCGCCAACGTCGACTCCGACGAGACCTTCCTCGGCCTGGACCCGCTCCGCAAGATCCGTACCGAGCCCTACACCCCGGACCGGCACGCCCTGTCCGTCGGCTTCGGCACCGACTGGAGCGGACTCGTCTCCGCCTGGCTCACCGAATGGGAGCGCGGCGGTCCGCAGGCCGAGAAGGCCAAGGCCCGGGTGCTCGGCACCATGGAGACGATCGCCGCCCAGCCCAACGGATTCGTCCAGGGCAGCGGCCTGTACGACCTGGACACCGGGAGGTTCGCCGTCGCCACCGAACCCGTCGTCAGCGTCTCCCACCTGTCCGGGGTCTTCGGCCTCAACGAGCTGTGCGCCGAACTCATCGGTCTGATCGACATGCCGAAGTTCAAGGAGGCGTACCTCGACTACTGCCGCTACTTCAACGCGAGCAAGACCGAGCAGGCCGCCCGCTACGGCTCCCACTTCGGCAGCCTGCTCCTCTTCCAGGGCCACTCCAGGATGGACGCCTACGCGGCCGTGCAGACGGGCGACGAGAAGCTCGCCGCCCGTGCCTGGCAGAAGTTCTACAACAGCGACGGCTACAAGGAATCCGCGCCCTGGAAGACCGAGAAGGTGAGCGGCCCGGTCACCACCGTCCCGGGCAGCGAGGCCAACTGGGTCTACACCAACGACACCGCGCTGTACGGACTCGCCGCCATCGAGAACCTCGCACTGGTCGGCGACCGCATGCCGGCCTGA
- a CDS encoding carbohydrate ABC transporter permease produces the protein MTPMDTTAVRRRLPGSLAWHIGALAILAVVLYPVVWTIGASFKPSEDIVGALNLLPTDPITDNYRRLADGIADIPIWKFFLNSAYISVGSVIGVVISCSLTAYAFTKVRFAGRNAMFAIMIGTLLLPYHVLIIPQYVMFQKLELINTFTPLLIGKYLATDAFFVFLMVQFMRGLPKELDEAARLDGCGHLRIYWSIVMPLCRPALITSAIFTFIQAWNDFMGPLLYLNEPDKYTVSMGLRMFIDQDAVADYGGMIAMSLVALLPVLAFFLAFQRYLIDGMATSGLKG, from the coding sequence ATGACCCCGATGGACACCACTGCCGTACGACGCCGGCTCCCCGGCTCCCTCGCCTGGCACATCGGCGCCCTCGCCATCCTCGCGGTGGTCCTCTACCCGGTCGTGTGGACGATCGGCGCCTCGTTCAAGCCGAGCGAGGACATCGTCGGCGCGCTGAACCTCCTGCCGACCGACCCGATCACCGACAACTACCGGCGGCTCGCCGACGGCATCGCCGACATCCCGATCTGGAAGTTCTTCCTGAACTCGGCCTACATCTCGGTCGGTTCCGTGATCGGTGTCGTCATCTCCTGCTCGCTCACGGCCTACGCCTTCACCAAGGTCCGCTTCGCCGGGCGCAACGCGATGTTCGCCATCATGATCGGGACGCTGCTGCTCCCGTACCACGTACTGATCATTCCGCAGTACGTGATGTTCCAGAAGCTGGAGCTGATCAACACCTTCACTCCGCTGCTGATCGGCAAGTACCTCGCCACCGACGCGTTCTTCGTCTTCCTCATGGTCCAGTTCATGCGCGGGCTGCCCAAGGAACTCGACGAGGCCGCGCGGCTGGACGGCTGCGGGCACCTGCGGATCTACTGGTCGATCGTGATGCCGCTGTGCCGGCCCGCGCTCATCACCAGCGCCATCTTCACCTTCATCCAGGCCTGGAACGACTTCATGGGCCCCCTGCTGTACCTCAACGAGCCGGACAAGTACACCGTCTCCATGGGGCTGCGGATGTTCATCGACCAGGACGCCGTCGCCGACTACGGCGGCATGATCGCGATGTCACTGGTGGCCCTGCTGCCGGTCCTCGCCTTCTTCCTGGCCTTCCAGCGCTACCTCATCGACGGCATGGCCACCTCCGGCCTGAAGGGCTGA
- a CDS encoding SCO7613 C-terminal domain-containing membrane protein → MEHVPPPAEELVILDRELARLDLRRSELLTRRTWLLSVLQTPGPRAAAAHTPQFPPPPEAATAAWGAGWIGTPASSGSPSAPSAPPVRTRSAQNVLLTLGGLLLAIAAIAFTLVSWGQMGIGGRSAVLTAVTVAALSAPAVLLRRGLSSTAEALGALASVLMVLDAVALYLVAVPDTGGLGYAAVASAVLAVLWAAYGLLLDRLRLPLPLAVVSAQLPLVLWAWAAEADALVFSVALLATAALDCAIAVWFKGVAVRVTACAGLCVTGGAGLLVALVKSLSAGGPAAAVVPGVLLLAGAAIALAGARRAPVPVAVAAGAVAGLAAVAAVGGVAAAGVHSGWAVQVYLVCGGLVLLGVRAPLGRPAGQGLVWAAGAVAALSVLFSAAPVAVVLVGPVAQLGRLWEGAPEGGIRGAVGATDLPWQDMAAAPVVLLTVAVALGAAYRSWEGVLRWAGPALSPRPGWRTAVGASAVVLGWAGLTVLPPALDASFTAAVALQSVLVAGVLVVAVAALRRGTTGPALTAGVCGSVGAVGVALLSLGSEPATYAVFGALLLMFAGAATALDAPDDPSRAPVLVTVQAVVTCAAVVCAGVLALAFGASVGLASYEAAPVMLVVPAVTAGLGARLRGHAVALPLELTGGAVGLAAVVAALEDPPFLALVLALCGVLAAATALRPERREVAGYLATALFVLASWVRLSASGVSSPEAYTLPVTVPALVIGVLRRRRDPAASSWTAYGAGLAVTLVPALFAAWGDPHWLRPLLLGVAALVITLLGARLRLQALLVLGGAVLALDALHELAPYVVQVVGAMPRWVAPALAGVLLLAVGATYEKRLRDARRLRDALGRMR, encoded by the coding sequence ATGGAACATGTGCCGCCACCCGCCGAGGAACTGGTCATCCTCGACCGTGAGCTCGCCCGGCTCGATCTGCGCCGGTCCGAGCTGCTGACCCGCCGTACCTGGCTGCTGAGCGTGCTGCAGACGCCCGGCCCCCGCGCGGCCGCTGCGCACACACCGCAGTTCCCGCCGCCGCCGGAGGCGGCTACCGCGGCCTGGGGTGCGGGCTGGATCGGGACTCCGGCCTCCTCCGGTTCACCGTCCGCGCCGTCCGCTCCCCCGGTCCGTACCCGCAGTGCGCAGAACGTGCTGCTCACCCTCGGCGGTCTGCTGCTGGCGATCGCCGCGATCGCGTTCACCCTGGTGAGCTGGGGTCAGATGGGGATCGGCGGACGCTCGGCGGTCCTGACCGCCGTCACGGTGGCGGCGCTGTCCGCACCCGCGGTGCTGCTGCGACGGGGTCTGTCCTCGACGGCGGAGGCGCTCGGGGCGCTGGCCTCGGTGCTGATGGTGCTGGACGCCGTCGCCCTGTACCTGGTCGCGGTTCCGGACACCGGCGGGCTCGGGTACGCGGCCGTGGCCTCGGCCGTGCTCGCGGTGCTCTGGGCTGCCTACGGTCTGCTGCTGGACCGGCTGCGGCTCCCGCTGCCGCTGGCCGTGGTCAGTGCGCAGCTGCCGCTGGTGCTGTGGGCGTGGGCCGCGGAGGCGGACGCTCTGGTGTTCTCCGTCGCGCTGCTGGCGACGGCGGCGCTGGACTGCGCGATCGCGGTGTGGTTCAAGGGAGTTGCGGTGCGGGTCACGGCCTGTGCCGGCCTCTGCGTCACCGGCGGTGCGGGCCTGCTGGTGGCTCTGGTGAAGTCGCTGTCGGCCGGTGGTCCGGCCGCTGCGGTGGTGCCCGGGGTACTGCTGCTGGCCGGTGCGGCGATCGCTCTCGCGGGGGCCCGCCGGGCGCCCGTGCCGGTCGCGGTGGCCGCGGGCGCGGTGGCCGGACTGGCGGCGGTCGCCGCGGTGGGCGGGGTCGCGGCGGCCGGGGTCCACAGTGGCTGGGCGGTGCAGGTGTATCTGGTGTGCGGCGGCCTGGTCCTGCTGGGCGTACGGGCTCCGCTGGGGCGTCCGGCCGGGCAGGGGCTGGTGTGGGCCGCGGGTGCGGTGGCGGCCCTGTCCGTGCTGTTCTCGGCCGCCCCGGTGGCGGTGGTGCTGGTGGGTCCGGTGGCTCAGCTGGGCCGGCTGTGGGAGGGCGCGCCGGAGGGCGGGATCCGGGGAGCGGTCGGGGCCACGGACCTGCCGTGGCAGGACATGGCGGCGGCTCCGGTGGTGCTGCTGACCGTGGCCGTGGCGCTCGGGGCGGCGTACCGGTCGTGGGAGGGCGTGCTGCGGTGGGCCGGGCCGGCGCTGTCGCCCCGCCCCGGGTGGCGGACGGCCGTCGGTGCGTCTGCCGTGGTGCTCGGCTGGGCGGGGCTCACCGTGCTGCCGCCCGCGCTGGACGCCTCCTTCACGGCGGCTGTCGCGTTGCAGTCGGTGCTGGTCGCGGGGGTTCTGGTCGTTGCCGTCGCTGCGTTGCGCCGCGGAACGACGGGGCCGGCGCTGACCGCGGGGGTGTGTGGCTCGGTCGGCGCGGTGGGGGTCGCGTTGCTGTCGCTGGGCTCGGAGCCGGCCACCTATGCGGTGTTCGGTGCGCTGCTGCTGATGTTCGCGGGTGCTGCGACGGCGCTGGACGCGCCCGACGACCCGTCGCGTGCGCCGGTGCTGGTGACCGTGCAGGCGGTGGTGACGTGCGCGGCGGTGGTGTGCGCCGGAGTTCTCGCCCTCGCGTTCGGTGCGTCGGTGGGGCTCGCGTCGTACGAGGCGGCGCCCGTGATGCTCGTCGTTCCCGCGGTGACGGCCGGTCTGGGTGCGCGGCTGAGGGGGCACGCGGTGGCGCTGCCGCTCGAACTGACCGGCGGCGCGGTCGGCCTGGCCGCGGTCGTGGCGGCTCTGGAGGACCCGCCGTTCCTGGCTCTGGTGCTGGCTCTGTGCGGGGTGCTGGCCGCGGCGACGGCGCTGCGTCCGGAGCGGCGGGAGGTGGCCGGGTATCTGGCGACGGCGCTGTTCGTCCTGGCGTCCTGGGTGCGGCTGTCGGCGTCCGGGGTGTCGTCCCCGGAGGCGTACACGCTGCCGGTGACCGTGCCGGCGCTGGTGATCGGTGTGCTGCGCCGGCGTCGTGATCCTGCGGCGTCGTCGTGGACGGCGTACGGGGCGGGCCTGGCGGTGACGCTGGTGCCGGCGCTCTTCGCCGCCTGGGGCGATCCGCACTGGCTGCGGCCGCTGTTGCTGGGGGTGGCGGCGCTGGTGATCACGCTGCTGGGGGCGCGGCTGCGGCTCCAGGCGCTGCTGGTGCTGGGCGGTGCGGTGCTGGCGCTGGACGCGCTGCACGAGCTGGCGCCGTATGTGGTGCAGGTGGTGGGTGCGATGCCGCGCTGGGTGGCGCCGGCGCTGGCCGGGGTGCTGCTGCTGGCGGTGGGGGCGACGTACGAGAAGAGGTTGCGCGACGCCCGGCGGCTGCGGGACGCCCTGGGCCGGATGCGCTGA
- a CDS encoding carbohydrate ABC transporter permease translates to MGRSGPGRKTRPAPRPRGHRENLTGYLFMSPWIAGFLFLIAGPMVFSLYLAFTDYNLFDAPKWVGLKNFTDMFADPRWRQSVKVTSWYVVIGTPIKLAAALAVAMLLAQKRWGQSFYRAAFYAPSLIGASVSAAIVWRALFSDDAVVDRGQQLFGIDAGGWIGDPNMIIYALVGLTVWQFGAPMVIFLAGLKQVPRELYEAANVDGAGAWRKFWSITLPMISPVLFFNVLLETIHSFQIFGSAYIVSNGSCGPADATLVYTCYLYDQGFANSRMGFASAMAWLLLVAVGLVTAVLFWSQKRWVHYEEGGR, encoded by the coding sequence GTGGGGCGGAGCGGCCCGGGACGCAAGACCCGCCCCGCTCCGCGACCGCGGGGCCACCGCGAGAATCTGACCGGCTATCTCTTCATGTCGCCCTGGATCGCGGGCTTCCTGTTCCTGATCGCCGGGCCCATGGTCTTCTCGCTGTACCTCGCGTTCACGGACTACAACCTCTTCGACGCCCCGAAGTGGGTCGGCCTGAAGAACTTCACCGACATGTTCGCCGACCCCCGCTGGCGCCAGTCGGTCAAGGTGACCTCCTGGTACGTGGTGATCGGCACCCCGATCAAGCTGGCTGCCGCGCTCGCCGTGGCCATGCTGCTGGCCCAGAAGCGGTGGGGCCAGTCCTTCTACCGGGCCGCGTTCTACGCACCGTCGCTGATCGGCGCGAGCGTCTCGGCCGCCATCGTCTGGCGCGCCCTGTTCTCCGACGACGCCGTCGTCGACCGGGGGCAGCAGCTGTTCGGCATCGACGCGGGCGGCTGGATCGGCGATCCGAACATGATCATCTATGCGCTGGTGGGCCTCACGGTCTGGCAGTTCGGCGCCCCGATGGTGATCTTCCTGGCCGGTCTCAAGCAGGTCCCCAGGGAGCTGTACGAAGCGGCGAACGTGGACGGGGCCGGCGCCTGGCGGAAGTTCTGGAGCATCACCCTGCCGATGATCTCGCCGGTGCTGTTCTTCAACGTCCTGCTGGAGACCATCCACTCCTTCCAGATCTTCGGATCGGCCTACATCGTCAGCAACGGCAGCTGCGGCCCGGCCGACGCGACACTCGTCTACACCTGTTACCTGTACGACCAGGGCTTCGCGAACAGCCGCATGGGCTTCGCCTCCGCCATGGCATGGCTGCTGCTCGTCGCCGTGGGCCTGGTCACCGCCGTGCTGTTCTGGTCCCAGAAGCGCTGGGTGCACTACGAGGAGGGGGGCCGATGA
- a CDS encoding ABC transporter substrate-binding protein, with protein MSRNQGMDRRQMLKLAGFSAAGLGLTAAGCGSGGGSNGPVTIRHAWWGADDRAKKVQECVKLFEKKHPKIKVKTDFQQYPDFWKKFNTQAAGGNPPDVIQNAVTFLRKYEAKNVLLDLNPQAKKGNLQLEGFRAGLEKFAEIDGKLLGVPVGSNSMSLVIDEKVFEKAGVDHSLGWTWDDWYAGLQKIKSGQGIAGDSGPHGVMYLYDLVLRQNGKAFFTEEGMGFGENELLPYWTEALARVKSGIYADQKKVEQIKPASALAKGLSAGEFTWDNFSVRYSAEGKSSYSLAPIPTTDGKKTGQYLGSLMLSGTARTKHPAEVATFISFMTHDPAVARIMGYDRGVPATTAQFEAFQPTDAPSKAIGAYETEIAKAGVLEPITPHPAGADVVEAAFLRIAGDMSLGKASPEDSVKQFFSEAKTALASN; from the coding sequence ATGTCTCGGAACCAGGGCATGGACCGGCGGCAGATGCTGAAGCTCGCGGGCTTCTCGGCTGCGGGTCTCGGGCTGACCGCGGCCGGCTGCGGCTCGGGCGGCGGCTCGAACGGGCCGGTCACCATCCGGCACGCCTGGTGGGGCGCCGACGACCGGGCGAAGAAGGTCCAGGAGTGCGTCAAGCTCTTCGAGAAGAAGCACCCCAAGATCAAGGTGAAGACGGACTTCCAGCAGTACCCGGACTTCTGGAAGAAGTTCAACACCCAGGCCGCCGGCGGCAACCCGCCGGACGTCATCCAGAACGCGGTGACGTTCCTGCGCAAGTACGAGGCGAAGAACGTCCTGCTCGACCTCAACCCGCAGGCGAAGAAGGGCAACCTCCAGCTGGAGGGCTTCCGCGCGGGGCTCGAGAAGTTCGCCGAGATCGACGGCAAGCTGCTCGGTGTCCCGGTCGGCAGCAACTCGATGTCCCTCGTCATCGACGAGAAGGTCTTCGAGAAGGCGGGCGTCGACCACAGCCTCGGCTGGACCTGGGACGACTGGTACGCGGGCCTGCAGAAGATCAAGTCCGGCCAGGGCATAGCGGGCGACTCCGGTCCCCACGGAGTCATGTACCTGTACGACCTGGTGCTGCGGCAGAACGGCAAGGCGTTCTTCACCGAGGAGGGCATGGGCTTCGGCGAGAACGAACTGCTGCCCTACTGGACCGAGGCGCTCGCCCGGGTCAAGTCCGGCATCTACGCCGACCAGAAGAAGGTCGAGCAGATCAAGCCGGCCTCCGCGCTCGCCAAGGGCCTCTCGGCCGGCGAGTTCACCTGGGACAACTTCTCCGTCCGCTACAGCGCGGAGGGCAAGAGCAGCTACAGCCTCGCGCCCATCCCGACCACCGACGGCAAGAAGACCGGCCAGTACCTCGGCTCGCTGATGCTGAGCGGCACGGCCCGCACCAAGCACCCCGCCGAGGTCGCCACCTTCATCAGCTTCATGACCCACGACCCCGCGGTCGCCCGCATCATGGGCTACGACCGCGGAGTCCCCGCCACCACCGCGCAGTTCGAGGCCTTCCAGCCCACCGACGCCCCGAGCAAGGCGATCGGGGCCTACGAGACCGAGATCGCCAAGGCCGGCGTGCTGGAGCCCATCACCCCGCACCCGGCCGGTGCCGACGTCGTCGAGGCGGCGTTCCTGCGCATCGCGGGCGACATGTCCCTGGGCAAGGCCTCGCCGGAGGACTCCGTCAAGCAGTTCTTCTCCGAGGCGAAGACCGCCCTCGCCTCGAACTGA
- a CDS encoding TIGR02611 family protein, with protein MNAESDERDGAAAPAEPAPAAGEERESVTGDVTEGVTKEDRELGSRAPGFIKASRTLHLSWQVGVFVVGLAVVAAGIVMLPLPGPGWLVIFGGMAIWATEFVWAQLVLRWTRRKVTEAAQRALDPKVRRRNIALTAVGLVIIAVLVGIYVWKFGIAMPWKIDE; from the coding sequence ATGAATGCGGAGAGTGACGAGCGGGACGGGGCTGCCGCACCGGCGGAACCGGCGCCCGCGGCGGGGGAAGAGCGCGAGAGCGTGACGGGGGACGTCACGGAGGGTGTGACCAAGGAGGACCGGGAGCTCGGCTCCCGGGCGCCCGGGTTCATCAAGGCGTCCAGGACGTTGCACCTGAGCTGGCAGGTCGGTGTGTTCGTGGTCGGCCTGGCCGTCGTGGCGGCGGGCATCGTCATGCTGCCGCTGCCGGGTCCCGGCTGGCTGGTGATCTTCGGCGGCATGGCGATCTGGGCGACCGAGTTCGTCTGGGCTCAGCTCGTGCTGCGCTGGACGCGCCGGAAGGTCACCGAGGCCGCCCAGCGTGCGCTCGATCCCAAGGTGCGGCGGCGCAACATCGCCCTCACGGCGGTCGGGCTCGTGATCATCGCGGTGCTGGTGGGGATCTATGTGTGGAAGTTCGGAATCGCCATGCCGTGGAAGATCGACGAGTGA
- a CDS encoding CGNR zinc finger domain-containing protein, whose translation MLIPHDTRIALETVVDLVNTAPESERSDPGVGEPVDGLADTEALYAFAGRHRVSGVNELGEKDLQAVHDVRARFAEVFAAADAHVAASLVNALVAAAGTTPQLSNHDGYDWHVHYFAPDASLADHLAADCGMALAFIIVAGETERLRRCEAPDCRHAFVDLSRNRSRRYCSSRTCGNRLHVAAYRARRREAAG comes from the coding sequence GTGCTGATCCCCCACGACACCCGGATCGCCCTCGAAACGGTGGTCGATCTGGTGAACACCGCGCCGGAGAGCGAGCGGTCCGATCCCGGTGTCGGCGAGCCCGTCGACGGGCTCGCCGACACCGAGGCGCTGTACGCGTTCGCCGGACGCCACCGGGTGAGCGGGGTGAACGAACTCGGCGAGAAGGACCTGCAAGCCGTCCACGACGTACGGGCACGGTTCGCCGAGGTCTTCGCCGCGGCCGACGCACACGTCGCCGCCTCTCTCGTCAACGCGCTCGTGGCCGCCGCGGGCACCACGCCCCAGCTCAGCAACCACGACGGCTACGACTGGCACGTGCACTACTTCGCACCGGACGCCTCGCTCGCCGACCACCTGGCGGCCGACTGCGGGATGGCCCTCGCGTTCATCATCGTGGCGGGCGAGACGGAGCGGCTGCGGCGCTGCGAGGCGCCGGACTGCCGGCACGCCTTCGTCGACCTCTCACGCAACCGTTCCCGCCGCTACTGCTCCAGCCGTACGTGCGGTAACCGCTTGCACGTGGCCGCGTACCGGGCGCGCCGCAGGGAAGCGGCCGGCTGA
- a CDS encoding SsgA family sporulation/cell division regulator: MNTTVSCELHLRLVVSSESSLPVPAGLRYDTADPYAVHATFHTGAEETVEWVFARDLLAEGLHRPTGTGDVRVWPSRSHGQGVVCIALSSPEGEALLEAPARALESFLKRTDAAVPPGTEHRHFDLDTELSHILAES; this comes from the coding sequence ATGAACACCACGGTCAGCTGCGAGCTGCACCTGCGCCTCGTTGTGTCGAGCGAGTCCTCACTGCCTGTACCCGCGGGCCTGCGGTATGACACGGCCGATCCGTATGCCGTGCACGCCACCTTCCACACCGGAGCGGAGGAGACGGTCGAGTGGGTTTTCGCCCGTGACCTCCTTGCCGAGGGGCTGCACAGGCCCACCGGCACCGGAGACGTCCGCGTCTGGCCATCCCGAAGTCACGGCCAGGGCGTCGTCTGCATCGCGCTGAGTTCTCCAGAGGGCGAAGCCCTGCTGGAGGCCCCCGCGCGGGCCCTGGAGTCGTTCCTGAAAAGGACCGACGCCGCGGTTCCGCCCGGGACCGAGCATCGTCACTTCGATCTCGATACGGAGCTCTCACACATCCTGGCCGAGAGCTGA